A single Populus nigra chromosome 13, ddPopNigr1.1, whole genome shotgun sequence DNA region contains:
- the LOC133671034 gene encoding proline dehydrogenase 2, mitochondrial-like isoform X2, producing the protein MATKVLPPKQLQNLRFFITRSLNTSSSSKAAAAAASPLNLAEKPEPPIQEPPTIIQEHAKPSILDFNDHQKLFSNLPTTKLLHASSILHLVSIGPLVDFGMWVMNSRIMETDNIVRDVVLKTVSSVVAKVTAICPLSLLERVSDLLRWQQRDPSFNLPWKQNSFPIFSDSSPLYHTLKKPEPLTPQEENDLQLGQERLWKLCEKCVQVNIPLTVDAEHISVQPAIDYLTYLTAIKYNKNGNCIVYGTIQAYLKDAKERLLLATKAADKMGVPMGIKLVRGAYMSSERKIASSLGYESPIHNSIQETHACYNDCASFMLEKIANSSNAVILATHNVESGRLAATKAIDLGIEKRNQKLEFAQLYGMSDALSFGLSNAGFLVSKYTPYGSIEMVIPYLLRRAEENRGLLSASSIDRELTRKELKRRLKAAIF; encoded by the exons ATGGCCACCAAAGTTCTCCCGCCAAAACAACTCCAAAACCTCCGTTTCTTCATCACAAGGTCTCTTaacacctcctcctcctccaaagccgccgccgccgccgcctctCCTCTAAATTTGGCTGAAAAACCCGAACCCCCTATCCAAGAACCTCCCACTATCATTCAAGAACATGCAAAACCATCCATTCTAGACTTTAATGACCATCAAAAACTTTTCTCAAATTTGCCAACCACCAAACTATTGCACGCATCTTCAATTCTTCACTTGGTTTCTATAGGTCCTCTGGTTGACTTTGGGATGTGGGTTATGAATTCCAGGATTATGGAGACAGATAATATTGTACGTGATGTTGTGTTAAAGACG GTGAGCAGTGTGGTGGCAAAGGTCACAGCAATCTGCCCCTTAAGCTTGTTAGAGAGAGTTAGTGATTTGTTAAGGTGGCAACAAAGAGACCCTTCCTTCAACCTTCCATGGAAACAGAACAGTTTTCCAATTTTTTCTGATTCTAGCCCTTTGTATCATACACTTAAAAAACCAGAACCATTAACTCCACAAGAAGAGAATGATCTCCAATTAGGCCAGGAGAGATTGTGGAAACTATGTGAAAAATGTGTCCAGGTCAATATCCCGTTGACGGTGGATGCAGAGCATATATCAGTTCAACCTGCCATTGATTACTTGACGTATTTGACAGCAATCAAGTACAACAAaaatggtaattgcattgtgtaTGGTACAATTCAAGCCTACTTGAAAGACGCAAAAGAGAGGTTGTTACTTGCAACAAAAGCCGCTGACAAGATGGGAGTTCCTATGGGGATTAAGTTAGTGAGGGGTGCTTATATGTCAAGTGAAAGAAAAATAGCCTCTTCGTTAGGCTATGAATCTCCAATTCACAATAGTATTCAAGAGACACATGCTTGCTACAATGATTGTGCTTCTTTCATGCTTGAAAAGATCGCTAATAGCTCAAATGCAGTCATTCTTGCAACACATAATGTTGAATCAG GAAGATTGGCAGCGACGAAGGCAATAGACTTGGGGATTGAGAAGAGGAACCAAAAGCTTGAGTTTGCACAGCTATATGGAATGTCAGATGCGCTTTCATTTGGTTTAAGCAATGCAGGTTTTCTGGTTAGCAAATACACGCCATACGGGTCTATTGAGATGGTTATCCCTTACCTTCTAAGGAGGGCTGAAGAGAATAGGGGACTGTTATCTGCTTCAAGCATTGATAGGGAACTCACGAG gaaggagttgaagagaaggCTTAAAGCTGCTATATTTTGA
- the LOC133671034 gene encoding proline dehydrogenase 2, mitochondrial-like isoform X1, whose protein sequence is MATKVLPPKQLQNLRFFITRSLNTSSSSKAAAAAASPLNLAEKPEPPIQEPPTIIQEHAKPSILDFNDHQKLFSNLPTTKLLHASSILHLVSIGPLVDFGMWVMNSRIMETDNIVRDVVLKTVRHTFFKHFCAGEDAVEARRCIERVNETGLRVMLDFAVEYTSNNDACDQNLKGFLDSVQLAMSLPPSSVSSVVAKVTAICPLSLLERVSDLLRWQQRDPSFNLPWKQNSFPIFSDSSPLYHTLKKPEPLTPQEENDLQLGQERLWKLCEKCVQVNIPLTVDAEHISVQPAIDYLTYLTAIKYNKNGNCIVYGTIQAYLKDAKERLLLATKAADKMGVPMGIKLVRGAYMSSERKIASSLGYESPIHNSIQETHACYNDCASFMLEKIANSSNAVILATHNVESGRLAATKAIDLGIEKRNQKLEFAQLYGMSDALSFGLSNAGFLVSKYTPYGSIEMVIPYLLRRAEENRGLLSASSIDRELTRKELKRRLKAAIF, encoded by the exons ATGGCCACCAAAGTTCTCCCGCCAAAACAACTCCAAAACCTCCGTTTCTTCATCACAAGGTCTCTTaacacctcctcctcctccaaagccgccgccgccgccgcctctCCTCTAAATTTGGCTGAAAAACCCGAACCCCCTATCCAAGAACCTCCCACTATCATTCAAGAACATGCAAAACCATCCATTCTAGACTTTAATGACCATCAAAAACTTTTCTCAAATTTGCCAACCACCAAACTATTGCACGCATCTTCAATTCTTCACTTGGTTTCTATAGGTCCTCTGGTTGACTTTGGGATGTGGGTTATGAATTCCAGGATTATGGAGACAGATAATATTGTACGTGATGTTGTGTTAAAGACGGTAAGGCATACGTTCTTTAAACACTTTTGTGCTGGAGAAGATGCTGTTGAGGCCAGAAGGTGTATTGAGAGAGTTAATGAAACCGGTTTGAGAGTAATGTTGGATTTTGCTGTTGAATATACAAGTAATAATGATGCTTGTGATCAGAATCTGAAAGGGTTTCTTGATTCTGTTCAATTAGCCATGTCTCTTCCTCCATCTTCT GTGAGCAGTGTGGTGGCAAAGGTCACAGCAATCTGCCCCTTAAGCTTGTTAGAGAGAGTTAGTGATTTGTTAAGGTGGCAACAAAGAGACCCTTCCTTCAACCTTCCATGGAAACAGAACAGTTTTCCAATTTTTTCTGATTCTAGCCCTTTGTATCATACACTTAAAAAACCAGAACCATTAACTCCACAAGAAGAGAATGATCTCCAATTAGGCCAGGAGAGATTGTGGAAACTATGTGAAAAATGTGTCCAGGTCAATATCCCGTTGACGGTGGATGCAGAGCATATATCAGTTCAACCTGCCATTGATTACTTGACGTATTTGACAGCAATCAAGTACAACAAaaatggtaattgcattgtgtaTGGTACAATTCAAGCCTACTTGAAAGACGCAAAAGAGAGGTTGTTACTTGCAACAAAAGCCGCTGACAAGATGGGAGTTCCTATGGGGATTAAGTTAGTGAGGGGTGCTTATATGTCAAGTGAAAGAAAAATAGCCTCTTCGTTAGGCTATGAATCTCCAATTCACAATAGTATTCAAGAGACACATGCTTGCTACAATGATTGTGCTTCTTTCATGCTTGAAAAGATCGCTAATAGCTCAAATGCAGTCATTCTTGCAACACATAATGTTGAATCAG GAAGATTGGCAGCGACGAAGGCAATAGACTTGGGGATTGAGAAGAGGAACCAAAAGCTTGAGTTTGCACAGCTATATGGAATGTCAGATGCGCTTTCATTTGGTTTAAGCAATGCAGGTTTTCTGGTTAGCAAATACACGCCATACGGGTCTATTGAGATGGTTATCCCTTACCTTCTAAGGAGGGCTGAAGAGAATAGGGGACTGTTATCTGCTTCAAGCATTGATAGGGAACTCACGAG gaaggagttgaagagaaggCTTAAAGCTGCTATATTTTGA
- the LOC133671034 gene encoding proline dehydrogenase 2, mitochondrial-like isoform X3 encodes MATKVLPPKQLQNLRFFITRSLNTSSSSKAAAAAASPLNLAEKPEPPIQEPPTIIQEHAKPSILDFNDHQKLFSNLPTTKLLHASSILHLVSIGPLVDFGMWVMNSRIMETDNIVRDVVLKTVRHTFFKHFCAGEDAVEARRCIERVNETGLRVMLDFAVEYTSNNDACDQNLKGFLDSVQLAMSLPPSSVSSVVAKVTAICPLSLLERVSDLLRWQQRDPSFNLPWKQNSFPIFSDSSPLYHTLKKPEPLTPQEENDLQLGQERLWKLCEKCVQVNIPLTVDAEHISVQPAIDYLTYLTAIKYNKNGNCIVYGTIQAYLKDAKERLLLATKAADKMGVPMGIKLVRGAYMSSERKIASSLGYESPIHNSIQETHACYNDCASFMLEKIANSSNAVILATHNVESDWQRRRQ; translated from the exons ATGGCCACCAAAGTTCTCCCGCCAAAACAACTCCAAAACCTCCGTTTCTTCATCACAAGGTCTCTTaacacctcctcctcctccaaagccgccgccgccgccgcctctCCTCTAAATTTGGCTGAAAAACCCGAACCCCCTATCCAAGAACCTCCCACTATCATTCAAGAACATGCAAAACCATCCATTCTAGACTTTAATGACCATCAAAAACTTTTCTCAAATTTGCCAACCACCAAACTATTGCACGCATCTTCAATTCTTCACTTGGTTTCTATAGGTCCTCTGGTTGACTTTGGGATGTGGGTTATGAATTCCAGGATTATGGAGACAGATAATATTGTACGTGATGTTGTGTTAAAGACGGTAAGGCATACGTTCTTTAAACACTTTTGTGCTGGAGAAGATGCTGTTGAGGCCAGAAGGTGTATTGAGAGAGTTAATGAAACCGGTTTGAGAGTAATGTTGGATTTTGCTGTTGAATATACAAGTAATAATGATGCTTGTGATCAGAATCTGAAAGGGTTTCTTGATTCTGTTCAATTAGCCATGTCTCTTCCTCCATCTTCT GTGAGCAGTGTGGTGGCAAAGGTCACAGCAATCTGCCCCTTAAGCTTGTTAGAGAGAGTTAGTGATTTGTTAAGGTGGCAACAAAGAGACCCTTCCTTCAACCTTCCATGGAAACAGAACAGTTTTCCAATTTTTTCTGATTCTAGCCCTTTGTATCATACACTTAAAAAACCAGAACCATTAACTCCACAAGAAGAGAATGATCTCCAATTAGGCCAGGAGAGATTGTGGAAACTATGTGAAAAATGTGTCCAGGTCAATATCCCGTTGACGGTGGATGCAGAGCATATATCAGTTCAACCTGCCATTGATTACTTGACGTATTTGACAGCAATCAAGTACAACAAaaatggtaattgcattgtgtaTGGTACAATTCAAGCCTACTTGAAAGACGCAAAAGAGAGGTTGTTACTTGCAACAAAAGCCGCTGACAAGATGGGAGTTCCTATGGGGATTAAGTTAGTGAGGGGTGCTTATATGTCAAGTGAAAGAAAAATAGCCTCTTCGTTAGGCTATGAATCTCCAATTCACAATAGTATTCAAGAGACACATGCTTGCTACAATGATTGTGCTTCTTTCATGCTTGAAAAGATCGCTAATAGCTCAAATGCAGTCATTCTTGCAACACATAATGTTGAATCAG ATTGGCAGCGACGAAGGCAATAG
- the LOC133671467 gene encoding uncharacterized protein LOC133671467 gives MVTAQHPKRRVAFILIDGLGDVSLPRLGYKTPLQAANVPNLDAIASAGVNGLMDPVEVGLGCGSDTAHLSLLGYDPRVYYKGRGAFESMGAGLAMSPGDIAFKSNFATLDEETGIVTSRRADRHFDKEGPILCAALDGMKLPSFPEYEVRVRYATEHRCGVVVKGPRLSCNISGTDPLKDNRLLLQAEALDDTDEARHTAAVVNELSREISRILVSHPLNAKRAAEGKNIANVVLLRGCGIRIEVPSFENKHGLWPCMVAPTKIIAGLGLSLDIDILEAPGATGDYQTLLTSKATVIAKALSAPLAPSPNVFVPGEDEHKPGQPDGYDFGFLHIKAIDDAGHDKASILKVKALEAVDRAIGQLAKLLLQAESTGKFQYFLCVTGDHSTPVEYGDHSFEPVPFSMCRLRDFVGAVGGESIIMETSLDPFPLPVVKAGENLVETESAEKERSSKQLKAFSGDSVCELSEIAAARGCLGRFPGGQMMGIIKAFLELNA, from the exons ATGGTTACTGCCCAGCATCCAAAGAGGAGAGTGGCATTTATCCTGATTGATGGGTTGGGTGATGTATCATTGCCAAGGCTTGGATACAAGACTCCTTTGCAAGCAGCAAACGTGCCTAACTTAGATGCTATTGCATCTGCCGGAGTTAATGGCCTTATGGACCCTGTTGAAGTAGGCTTGGGTTGTGGAAGTGACACTGCTCACCTTTCTTTATTAGGTTATGACCCACGAGTGTACTACAAGGGTCGAGGAGCCTTTGAGTCCATGGGTGCTGGATTGGCAATGTCTCCTGGCGATATTGCATTCAAA TCAAATTTTGCAACATTAGATGAGGAAACTGGAATAGTCACCAGTAGAAGGGCTGACAGGCATTTTGATAAAGAAGGGCCAATTCTCTGTGCAGCTCTGGATGGAATGAAGTTGCCGTCTTTCCCGGAATATGAAGTCAGAGTCAG GTATGCCACAGAACATAGATGTGGAGTGGTGGTGAAAGGGCCAAGACTGAGTTGTAATATATCAGGAACAGATCCACTGAAGGACAACCGCTTACTTCTTCAAGCTGAAGCCTTAGATGACACTGATGAGGCAAGACATACAGCTGCAGTTGTTAATGAGTTATCCAGGGAGATATCTCGTATTCTGGTTTCTCACCCATTAAACGCAAAACGAGCAGCAGAAGGAAAGAATATTGCTAATGTTGTCCTCTTACGAGGATGTGGCATTCGAATTGAG GTTCcttcttttgaaaataaacatgGTTTATGGCCATGCATGGTAGCTCCCACTAAAATCATAGCTGGTTTAGGGCTATCATTAGATATTGATATCCTAGAAGCTCCTGGAGCAACTGGAGATTATCAAACACTTTTGACTTCCAAAGCAACGGTCATAGCTAAGGCACTCTCAGCTCCATTGGCGCCTTCTCCCAATGTATTTGTACCAGGGGAGGACGAGCACAAACCAGGACAACCAGATGGCTATGATTTTGGGTTTCTCCACATTAAG GCAATAGATGATGCAGGCCATGACAAGGCAAGCATTTTGAAAGTTAAAGCATTGGAAGCTGTGGATCGAGCTATAGGCCAGCTGGCCAAGCTCCTCTTGCAGGCAGAATCAACTGGAAAGTTCCAGTACTTCCTTTGTGTCACTGGAGATCACTCTACACCAGTTGAATACGGAGACCATAGTTTTGAACCAGTTCCATTTTCCATGTGCCGGTTGAGAGATTTTGTGGGTGCGGTAGGTGGAGAGTCTATCATAATGGAAACTTCCCTTGATCCATTTCCTCTTCCAGTTGTTAAGGCTGGTGAAAACCTAGTGGAAACTGAGAGCGCAGAAAAGGAGAGGAGCAGCAAACAGCTTAAAGCTTTCAGTGGTGATTCAGTTTGTGAACTTAGTGAGATAGCAGCAGCAAGAGGATGCCTTGGACGGTTTCCTGGGGGACAAATGATGGGTATTATCAAGGCATTTCTTGAACTAAATGCTTGA